Proteins encoded by one window of Leptospira stimsonii:
- a CDS encoding LIC20211 family lipoprotein has protein sequence MRSFQIFAFILCSFILTNCATSSAGLATSNIPVADRKYKVIGPVEGHKSWNTFDMAIVGIPLSEPPIDKLVNSMLTEKEADALINIRYWTDKYILLFITVNRLHINAEAIKFEDQLNDQSGKKRTK, from the coding sequence ATGAGATCGTTTCAGATTTTCGCTTTTATTCTTTGTTCATTCATTCTTACAAATTGCGCCACTTCCTCGGCGGGACTGGCGACCAGTAATATTCCCGTAGCGGATCGCAAATACAAGGTGATCGGTCCGGTGGAAGGCCACAAAAGTTGGAACACGTTCGACATGGCGATCGTAGGCATTCCACTTTCCGAGCCTCCGATCGACAAACTCGTCAATTCAATGTTAACGGAAAAAGAAGCCGATGCACTCATCAACATTCGGTATTGGACGGACAAATACATTCTTCTTTTTATTACCGTAAACAGACTCCATATCAACGCAGAAGCGATCAAATTCGAGGATCAACTCAATGATCAATCCGGTAAAAAGAGAACTAAATAA